Genomic DNA from Pseudomonas fluorescens:
CGGGCCGATTCGAGCGGGTCCTTGTGATCGAGCAACGGCTGCATCATCCGGCTTTCATCTTCGGCGCTGAACGTCAGGTTGCTCAGCAGGCGACCGACGTTCGGGCATTGTTGGGCGTAGTCCGGCGCGGTGACGGTCCACACGGTGGCCATGCCTTCGTTCGGGCCGAGGGCGTCGTCGCTGCCGGTGAGGTAGGTCATTTGCACGTTGACGTTCATCGGGTGCGGCGCCCAGCCGAAGAACACCACGGCTTCCTTGCGCCGCACGGCGCGGTCCACGGCGGCGAGCATGCCGGCTTCGCTGGACTCGACCAGTTGGAATTTGCCCAGGCCGAACTGGTTCTTGGCGATCATCGCCTTGATCTGGGTATTGGCGCCGGAGCCCGGCTCGATGCCGTAGATCTTGCCGCCCAGTTCTTTTTCGAATTTGGCGATGTCGGCGAAGGTTTTCAGGCCCTTGTCGGCCAGGTAGGTCGGTACCGCCAGGGTGGCGCGGGCGTCCTTGAGGCTGGGCTGCTCCAGCACCTTGACCTGCTTGGCTTCGACGAACGGGGTGATGGTCTGGGTCATCAACGGGTTCCAGTAACCCAGGAACAAGTCCAGGCGCTGGTCGCGGATGCCAGCGAAGATGATTTGCTGGGAGGCGCTGGTTTGCTTGGTCTTGTAGCCGAGGCCGTCGAGCATCACTTGGGTCAGGGCGCTGGTGGCGATGACGTCGGTCCAGTTGACCACGCCCAGGCGCACGTTCTGGCACGCGGCGGGCTCGGCAGCCATGGCGGTGCCATTGAGGAAAGTGGTGCCGCAAAGTGCAAGTACACAGGAGCTGATCAGTCGTTTCATGTCGGGTTCCTCGGCAGCTTATTGTTATGGGTTCCGGCATCTGCGCACCGGTGATGCCAAGTTACGCAGCCCGGCGCCTGGCAAAACGCACAGCGGCGACGTGCTCTTGCACTGCAGCGACTCTTGAATGGGCCTTGCAACTGGCGTATCAAGGTCCGCACGCTACCCGCCAACCGAGTGCGCTCCATGTCCCAGGATTTCTACTTTTTGTTGATGCCGGGTTTTTCGGCCATCGGTTTCATTTCGGCCATCGAGCCGTTGCGGGTTGCCAATCGGTTTCGTGGCGAGCTGTACCGCTGGCATGTGCTGAGTGTCGATGGCGGGCCGGTGCTGGCGAGCAATGGCATGTCGGTCAACGCCGATGCCGCGCTGGAGCCGCTGAAGAAGGGCGCGACCCTCTGGGTGGTGGCCGGGTTCGAACCGCTCGAATTCTCCACCCCGACGCTGGAGCGCTGGCTGCATCGGCTGGACAACGAAGGTGTGACCCTGGGCGGCATCGACACCGGCAGCGTGGTGTTGGCCGAGGCGGGGCTATTGGAAGGGCACCGCGTGACCTTGCATTGGGAAGCGATCGAGGCGTTCAAGGAGTCTTATCCGCAACTCAGCGTGACCCAGGAACTGTTCGAGATCGACCGTCGCCGCATTACTTGCGCGGGCGGCACGGCTTCCATCGACCTGATGCTGGACCTGATCGGCCAGGCCCACGGTTCGGAACTGGCGATCCAGGTCAGCGAGCAGTTCGTGCTCGGCCGCATCCGCCCGCGCAAAGATCACCAGCGCATGGAAATCGCCAACCGCTATGGCATTCGCAACAAGAAGCTGGTGCACGTCATTGGCGAGATGGAAACCCACAGCGAACCGCCCCTGAGCACCTTGGCACTGGCCGAATCCATCGGCGTCACCCGGCGCCAACTCGAACGCCTGTTCCGCCTGCACCTGAACGACACCCCGAGCAACTTCTACCTGAGGCTGCGCCTGGAGAAGGCCCAGCAGTTGCTGCGCCAGACCGACATGAGTGTGTTGGAAGTGAGCATCGCCTGCGGCTTTGAGTCGCCGTCGTACTTCACCCGCAGTTACCGGGCACGGTTCGCGCGCTGTCCACGGGAGGATCGGCGGCGGCAGTTGGTTTGAAAACAAACTTCAAGAGCTCGCTCGCCGACAATAAGTATTTAAATTTTTTGATTTAAATTACTTCTGGCGATTCCCTTGGCTTTTTTAAAGACTGTTCGCTGTTAGTACTGACGAACGGATAGGGAAGTCTGTCCATTCAAAAAACATATTTTAACTCGGGCTGAACAGGTGCCAAGGGAGGTACTGTGCATGAAGGGAAAGGGTTGGCTGTTTTTTGTATTGCTGTTGGTCAGTCGGTTGGCACAAGCAGATTTTTCCCATCCCGGAATTCTGGTGGACTTCAAGCAATTACGATATGTGAAGGAAAATATATACCGAGAACCCTGGAAGAGCGCCTATGAAAAGACTTTGCAAGACTCCTTGGCCGATAGAGATTACGAGCCTAGGCCTTGGGGGACTGTAGAGTGTGGTTCGTATTCCAATCCAAATAATGGCTGTTCGGACGAGACCCGGGACGCCCGGGCAGCCTACACCCAGGCTTTATTATGGCGGTTGAGTGGTGATCCGCGTTATGCGGAAAACGTACGAAAAATCCTTAATGCATGGGCCGATACGCTGACCGGTGGTCACACCAATAGTAATGGGCCCTTGCAAGCCGCATGGACGGCAGGGCTGTTTACTCGGGCCGCTGAAATTGTCAAATATTCCTACGATGGTTGGCCCCAGCCGGAAAAAGACAAGGTAACCAGGTTATTTGCAAGGCAATACTATCCTGATGTGCTGCGCGCTTTTTCCGGAAACTATACTTGCTATAACAAGAACTGGCATGCAAGTGCAGTCGAGGCGATGTTTAATATTGCCGTGTTCAATAAGAACCAGGCGTGGTTGGATGATGCTGTTTCGAAGTGGCGGGGCCTTGTTCCGTCGTATATTTATCTTGCCTCGGATGGCGCACGCCCGAAGGATGCTCCGTGGTGTCGGCGTAGCAATGCGCAAATCAATGCGCACTGGGGCAGCCCGGAAGCCTACTTGGAAGGCTTGTCGCAAGAAAGTTGTCGGGACTTTGAACATGCAGCTTATGGTTTGGCGGCAATCATCAATGTGGCGGAGAGCGCTCGTTTACAGCAGATTGATTTATATGGGGATCAAGCCAGCCAGGCAGCGTTACGCATTGCGGCGGCGATGGAGTTGCACAGTGCCTATCAAAATGGTGACCAAGCAAAATTATGCAAGGCCTACGATGGCCACAAGAACGATACGGTCGGTACGTTCGAGATAGGATTCAATCACTACGCGCTGCGTCAAGGCGCCTCCTTGCCGCAGACGTCGCTTTTTCTGCAAAAGCATCGCCCCGTCAAAGGAAAGTTTCATTACCTTTGGGAAACGCTGACTCACGGGTCCACGGGGACCATTCCATAGAACCAGTCGTATCTGGTTTGAGAGGACCCGGCAGCGATTGGAGGGTGGTCGGGAGCTGGTTTGACAGGCTTTTATACTCAATTATGCCCGGGACTATAAATTATACCTGTCGCCATAATTGGGTATAAAAGCTTGATACCGCCAGTCATCGGTCATTCATCTGTGGCGAGGGAGCTTGCTCCCGCTGGACTGCGTAGGAGGCCCTAAAGGCAGGGCCGCTGCGCGCCCCAACGGGAGCAAGCTCCCTCGCCACGGGGGTGTTTCGTCTGAGAGATTGGCTTACTTCTTTACCAACGCCGAACACGCCGCCTTGTACGCCTCATGTTGATATTTGTTCAGCGTCGCCGGCAAGGCGAAGTCATGTTTCTTGTGCTGCGCGTTGAGGGTCTGCGGCGACAGCAGTGTCACCTCGCAGCCTTCCAGCAACTGGAGAATCCCCTCGATCTTGAACGTGGTCGGTCCGCCGGCGAACTCGCCTTTCTTGCTGCGCTTCTTTATGGCGATGCGTTCGATGCCATTCTCGACCACGAATGCCCGTACCTGGGCGGCAAACGCCTTGACGTTGGCGGCTTCGTCATCGTCGTCCAGGGTGATTTTCTTGGTGTTCAGGGCGACGTGGGTCAGTGTCTGCTGTTCCAGCGAGGCAACGGCGATGATCGCTTCGCTGCCTTTGATTTCGATGCCGCAAATGATCATTGGAACCCTTGATGCCCGGAGGTGTGGAATTGCAGTTTATCCATCTTGGTCTGGAACGCCGCTCTGATTTTTTCATCTGCGGCCCACTCAGTTCATGCTTTGGCGCAGGTCGAGCATGATTTTGTCGAAGTAGTCGACCCGGATGACGCCGAAGCGGGGGTATTCGAAGTCCAGGATCACATACAGCACGCAGACCATGACCGCCGCGTAACCCAGGCTGTGCAGCCAGTTGCGCCGCTTTGTACCGGCCATGCCATAGCCGATCAGCAGGGCGCTGATCAGGGCCATGGTCACCAGCATCAGGTAGATGACCAGCGGTGGGTGGGTTTCATGGGCCACGGCGCGGGTGGTGGTGATATCGATCATTTCATTTTGTGCCTGCAGCACACTGACCCCCAGGGTTGGGGTGGGCATTTGCTGCAGGGCGGCGATCGTGCGTTTCCAGATGATCTGTTGCAAGTCACTGGCGCGATCATGGGCGGCTTCGTCGAGTTCGTCTTCGCGCAGGTCACGGTAATACTCGATGCGGGCGTCGACATAGTCCTTGAACGCCTGGCGCAGGGCCGGTTGCTCGCTGGCCGGTAGCAGGTCCAGGCGTAGCCAGGCGGTGCCCATGGCATTGGTTTCGGCAACGATCAGCGCGCGCCGTTGATCCAGGCGTGTGGCTGCGCCAGAGAAGGTAAAGGCAATCAGGAGTGCCAGCAGGCCGAACACCGCGCCTTCTATTGCACCAATGCCTTGGCGGGCGCCCTCCGGGTCTTGGGCCAGGTGACGGTTGCCGATCCGGCGACCGGCCTCGATGCCCGCCACGATGGCGATAAAAATAGCTAACCCATATAAAGGCAAGGCGGTAAGAGAGAGCATATGAAAATCCCTTGATAGGCAATAACACCGACTAACGTGAGCGCCTGTCATGAGCTGATCCTAAGCCCCTCCTTTCGCTTCGGATACTGTCAGAGTTAACAGTATCCGAAGCCTAATGTCTGTTGGGATATCCCCCGTAGGCCTACAGTTCCAACTGATCAGCATGGATACCAAAGGCAGCGGCAATTTTCTCTCGGGTAGCCCGGCGAGGCTTTGCGACCGATTCCTGTTGGGCAAACGCCGACTGAGAAATACCCAGGCGCCTGGCGACTTCATCCTGAGTCAGGTTCAAGTGTTCGCGCCAGGCGCGGATAGGCGTAGCGCCGTCGACGATACGGCTGACCACTTCGTGAGGGATCAGATCGGGTTCCAGTTTTTGTGCAACGTATTGTGCGTACGGAATGACCACAAATGCCGGGTTTCCGTCTGCATCGTTGATGATCTGAATATCAGTAGGTGCGTTCATCATGGAAAAATATAAGTCTTTTATAAGATTTTCGAATCCTGACTTATATTTTTCCCTGGGCCAACGCATGAAGGGTGTCTGGATATTGCTCCGTGGATAACCTTCAATCCTGCCCAATCGACTCCAAAAACTCCGACCGATCATCGCTTACCTGGGCCATGCAGTCGTTTTCGGCGATCTTGTAGGCTTCGCTGCCGGGTTTGGCCGGGAAGGCGGCGATGGCGCAATCGGCGTCGCGTTGTTTGAGCCACAGTTGTTGGGCGGTCTTGACCTTGGCGGTGATGTCGTTGAGTTGCGCCTTGTCGCTGGCGTAGCGGGTTTGCAGGCGCTCGAAGAGGCTTTGCAGGTTTTCGTTGAGCAATTGTTCGGCGGCGGTCTTGCCATAGGCCGAGCAGGCCAGGGTCTGGACGTCGTTTTCAACTTCGTCGCAGGGGTTGGGCTCGGTGTCTTCGGTTGCGTGTGCCAGGGTGCTGATCAGTGCCAAAGCCAGGAAGAGTGATTTCATTGCGTTGCCGCTCGAGTCCAGTGAAAACCAGTGATGCGGCGGATTCTGGCGCAAGCGTCGGGTAAAGAACAGACGGGTAGGATGGGCCTGTTGTAGTCCATTGTCGTGGATTGACGCTTTCGGCAATTCCCCTGTCGTTTTTGCACCGGGTCGCCACGCCCCTCAGGCATATGCTGGCCCCAAAGCGCCGGCAGACGATTCGGCGCATGAAATCCGATAAAAGGGGACTGCCTGATGAGCCCAGCCGAATTGCACGCCGACAGCATCGTTATCGACGGGCTGATCATTGCCAAATGGAACCGCGAACTGTTCGAAGACATGCGCAAGGGCGGCCTGACCGCAGCCAACTGCACCGTGTCGGTATGGGAAGGCTTCCAGGCCACCATCAACAACATCGCAGCCAGCCAGAAACTGATCCGCGAAAACAGCGATCTGGTGATCCCGGTGAAAACCACCGCCGACATCCGCCTCGCCAAGGAGCAGGGCAAGACCGGCATCATCTTCGGTTTCCAGAACGCCCATGCCTTCGAAGACCAGCTTGGCTACGTCGAGATCTTCAAGCAGCTCGGCGTCGGTGTGGTGCAGATGTGCTACAACACCCAGAACCTGGTGGGCACCGGTTGCTACGAGCGCGACGGCGGCCTGTCGGGCTTCGGTCGTGAGATCGTCGCCGAGATGAACCGTGTCGGCATCATGTGCGACCTGTCCCACGTCGGTTCCAAGACCTCCGAAGAGGTCATCCTCGAGTCGAAGAAGCCAGTCTGCTATTCCCACTGCCTGCCGTCCGGCCTGAAAGAGCACCCGCGCAACAAGTCCGATGAAGAACTGAAGTTCATTGCCGATCACGGCGGCTTTGTCGGCGTGACCATGTTCGCGCCGTTCCTGGCCAAGGGCATCGATTCGACCATCGACGACTACGCCGAGGCCATCGAATACACCATGAACCTCGTCGGTGAAGACGCCATCGGTATCGGCACCGACTTCACCCAGGGCCACGACCAGGCGTTCTTCGAGATGCTGACCCACGACAAGGGCTACGCCCGTCGTCTGACCAGCTTCGGCAAGATCATCAACCCCCTGGGCATCCGTACCGTGGGCGAGTTCCCGAACCTCACCGAGACGCTGCTCAAGCGCGGTCACCCTGAGCGGGTGGTGCGCAAGATCATGGGTGAGAACTGGGTCAACGTCCTCAAAGACGTCTGGGGCGAATAACCGCCGCCGCACCGCTGAATCCTTTACCTGCGGCCTTGTGCGCCGCAGGCAATACCACGCATTTCCGGAGTCAAGTTTTCATGGCCAAAATCGCCCCCCAACTGCCTATCGAAGTCGACAGCGAAACCGGTGTCTGGACCTCCGACGCCCTGCCGATGCTCTACGTGCCGCGTCACTTCTTCGTCAATAACCACATGGGTATCGAAGAAGTCCTGGGCGCCGACGCTTACGCCGAGATTCTCTACAAGGCCGGCTACAAATCCGCCTGGCACTGGTGTGAAAAAGAAGCCGAATGCCATGGCCTGGAAGGCGTCGCGGTGTTCGAACACTATATGAAGCGCC
This window encodes:
- a CDS encoding GlxA family transcriptional regulator, with translation MSQDFYFLLMPGFSAIGFISAIEPLRVANRFRGELYRWHVLSVDGGPVLASNGMSVNADAALEPLKKGATLWVVAGFEPLEFSTPTLERWLHRLDNEGVTLGGIDTGSVVLAEAGLLEGHRVTLHWEAIEAFKESYPQLSVTQELFEIDRRRITCAGGTASIDLMLDLIGQAHGSELAIQVSEQFVLGRIRPRKDHQRMEIANRYGIRNKKLVHVIGEMETHSEPPLSTLALAESIGVTRRQLERLFRLHLNDTPSNFYLRLRLEKAQQLLRQTDMSVLEVSIACGFESPSYFTRSYRARFARCPREDRRRQLV
- a CDS encoding dipeptidase, which translates into the protein MSPAELHADSIVIDGLIIAKWNRELFEDMRKGGLTAANCTVSVWEGFQATINNIAASQKLIRENSDLVIPVKTTADIRLAKEQGKTGIIFGFQNAHAFEDQLGYVEIFKQLGVGVVQMCYNTQNLVGTGCYERDGGLSGFGREIVAEMNRVGIMCDLSHVGSKTSEEVILESKKPVCYSHCLPSGLKEHPRNKSDEELKFIADHGGFVGVTMFAPFLAKGIDSTIDDYAEAIEYTMNLVGEDAIGIGTDFTQGHDQAFFEMLTHDKGYARRLTSFGKIINPLGIRTVGEFPNLTETLLKRGHPERVVRKIMGENWVNVLKDVWGE
- a CDS encoding DUF3010 family protein, giving the protein MIICGIEIKGSEAIIAVASLEQQTLTHVALNTKKITLDDDDEAANVKAFAAQVRAFVVENGIERIAIKKRSKKGEFAGGPTTFKIEGILQLLEGCEVTLLSPQTLNAQHKKHDFALPATLNKYQHEAYKAACSALVKK
- a CDS encoding alginate lyase family protein, yielding MKGKGWLFFVLLLVSRLAQADFSHPGILVDFKQLRYVKENIYREPWKSAYEKTLQDSLADRDYEPRPWGTVECGSYSNPNNGCSDETRDARAAYTQALLWRLSGDPRYAENVRKILNAWADTLTGGHTNSNGPLQAAWTAGLFTRAAEIVKYSYDGWPQPEKDKVTRLFARQYYPDVLRAFSGNYTCYNKNWHASAVEAMFNIAVFNKNQAWLDDAVSKWRGLVPSYIYLASDGARPKDAPWCRRSNAQINAHWGSPEAYLEGLSQESCRDFEHAAYGLAAIINVAESARLQQIDLYGDQASQAALRIAAAMELHSAYQNGDQAKLCKAYDGHKNDTVGTFEIGFNHYALRQGASLPQTSLFLQKHRPVKGKFHYLWETLTHGSTGTIP
- a CDS encoding choline ABC transporter substrate-binding protein; protein product: MKRLISSCVLALCGTTFLNGTAMAAEPAACQNVRLGVVNWTDVIATSALTQVMLDGLGYKTKQTSASQQIIFAGIRDQRLDLFLGYWNPLMTQTITPFVEAKQVKVLEQPSLKDARATLAVPTYLADKGLKTFADIAKFEKELGGKIYGIEPGSGANTQIKAMIAKNQFGLGKFQLVESSEAGMLAAVDRAVRRKEAVVFFGWAPHPMNVNVQMTYLTGSDDALGPNEGMATVWTVTAPDYAQQCPNVGRLLSNLTFSAEDESRMMQPLLDHKDPLESARQWLKDHPQDKQRWLEGVTTFDGKPAADNLKLTSN
- a CDS encoding lysozyme inhibitor LprI family protein, with amino-acid sequence MKSLFLALALISTLAHATEDTEPNPCDEVENDVQTLACSAYGKTAAEQLLNENLQSLFERLQTRYASDKAQLNDITAKVKTAQQLWLKQRDADCAIAAFPAKPGSEAYKIAENDCMAQVSDDRSEFLESIGQD
- a CDS encoding helix-turn-helix domain-containing protein, whose protein sequence is MNAPTDIQIINDADGNPAFVVIPYAQYVAQKLEPDLIPHEVVSRIVDGATPIRAWREHLNLTQDEVARRLGISQSAFAQQESVAKPRRATREKIAAAFGIHADQLEL